A genomic region of Bombus terrestris chromosome 12, iyBomTerr1.2, whole genome shotgun sequence contains the following coding sequences:
- the LOC100645212 gene encoding intersectin-2 isoform X6, producing the protein MATPQTPGMDPWVIQPRERARYREQFDSLKPINGVVTGEQAKEFLLKSQLPPVILGQIWALSDTDADGKMDINEFSIACKLINLKLRGFEIPKALPSALIQSLKSLSASDSNVTNLTNGAANILPQNNVASLVNLSAPPQVPVQPLISGMPMTGSVPRPLIGPPPVNGPLPGHAIRPVSPMTLPASRQSRQNVAATTHATTHTASKPPARPAPPSVGIVPSTSTTTTTTTTPSGGPSQRPTPPSNIGANFSPATSGPPPKPAPPSFPNSPVATGISPIKVPPVSATAIVPPVVQSVQPMTTSTMDLLDLEFSGMSAAAPIAPLNTTPTPMAAFGMAQAMPMQPLSCTSMIAGGSTMVPSIAPMSTGTGVVSTPPVVGLPLVSATTASTLVNGVIAQTPVSTSTPLSTTARPPSIDRVGSVDSQHSQHSVGSPQSVEWAVPHQTKLKYTQLFNTWDRARSGFLSGPQARNIMVQSQLPQQVLAQIWALADMDSDGRLSCDEFVLAMHLCDIAKLGEKIPTTLPIELIPPAFRRQRQSSLTLSQTGTENVDPSAGMPQTSFEDKRKENFEKGQAELERRRKALLEIQRKEQEERERKEREEAEKQEKIRLEQERRRQAEIEKQMQRQKEIEQEKEEQRKRAQEQREAARKEMERQRQLEWEKQKSQELQTQRQKEQDVLLKLKARNQTLTIELGTLNDKVKELSQKICDTRVGVSGVKTTIDGMRSTRDAQLQEMAALKNKLREQNQRLLALSQEKARIEAKNKLNTAMESAGQEAIKMAFDNKQITLKQMKDKIADLQQQIDAKMADIENNNGQLQDIKTQLETLMADCKNLYLTFEDKKLKVLELRASGGTGAGTDYTTSAWGDSGWNDTSAAVNDSAWPVNDTTTTNAVEETTPGVMKYRALYEFIARNQDEISFQPGDIILVPPVQNAEPGWMAGEIRGHTGWFPESYVEPIDVGSANDNAFIQQDSVEKRTLEGIAEVPENVSDAGSLGDEPPPVEPIIPTLGLGVVCDIQVTTLYHYRPTIEQHLLFEKGDIIKVDEQQGDWWYGTSGNGAKGWFPKSYVKEISANQTAIVEGLNEYYVALYPYDSAEVGDLTFNQGEVILVTKKEGDWWTGTTGDRNGIFPANYVEKCDAPDQGASITTNVSETTAITETTEDTTTSNHETATSIAQATLQAEKTAEQLEDERQAAEDRAELPDFSAMAAQQYHKRGRKPEIVQVIAPYQATSSEQLDLQKGQLIMIRKKTDSGWWEGELQARGKKRQIGWFPASYVKPLTSSSNRSTPVSHGYQDSPTDPNIERVMALYPYQAQNEDELSFEKGDVITVLAKDEAAWWKGELNGMSGVFPSNYVSPMSNEMTTNLLMAGLDSMERKRQEYIKELITTEQAYIEDMRLVHEVFEKPLIESLVLTMDEVDKIFVNWRDIIACNDNFLRTLRIRRDNSEGAIVRMIGDILCENIPRMSAYIRFCSCQISAAVYLQRLTETMPEFVKVAQICQQDPRTKGMPLSSFLIKPMQRITKYPLIIGKILEHTPVDHPDRQYLQEALAKAEEFCTQVNEGVREKENSDRLEWLQTHVACDGLEEQLIFNSLTNSLGPRKLLHFGILHKAKSGKELVGFLTNDFLLFAQPVLSRKSLSSGQQFSFERNEHQKFKMYRKPIFLNELSFLGDSEMNGNINLGSCEGSENSTKILRLKDQKKPIILLAPSPSECSLWIRRITEARKKFMENEKTRLQRQRSIRRRPPQGRLRLVVVEAEDLIMLKKGKCNTFCKVSMGSQEERTGVISGTDCPLWDTSMQFQVKDLLEDTLCITVFDKGYYSPDEFLGRAEIRVADIMRDSRDSCGPIQKRIQLHEVEKGVVVLKLDLRLFGNR; encoded by the exons ATGGCCACCCCTCAAACTCCGG GTATGGATCCTTGGGTAATCCAACCCAGAGAACGTGCAAGATATAGAGAGCAGTTTGATTCTTTAAAACCAATCAATGGAGTTGTTACTGGAGAGCAAGCAAAAGAATTTTTACTTAAATCACAGCTTCCACCTGTTATCCTTGGACAAATATG GGCTTTATCAGATACAGATGCAGATGGAAAAATGGACATAAATGAATTTAGTATtgcatgtaaattaattaatttaaagttaCGTGGTTTTGAAATTCCTAAAGCCTTGCCTTCAGCTTTAATACAGAGTTTGAAGTCACTTTCTGCCA GTGATAGTAATGTTACGAACTTAACAAACGGAGCCGCTAATATTCTACCACAGAATAATGTTGCTTCATTAGTAAATTTATCTGCTCCACCGCAAGTTCCAGTACAGCCTTTAATTAGTGGGATGCCTATGACTGGATCTGTTCCACGTCCGCTTATAGGACCACCACCTGTAAATGGACCATTACCAGGACATGCTATTAGGCCTGTTTCACCAATGACCTTACCAG CATCACGACAAAGTAGACAGAATGTGGCTGCCACTACACATGCCACAACTCACACAGCGTCAAAGCCACCTGCTCGACCTGCACCACCCTCTGTGG gaatcgtGCCTTCTACAagtactaccactaccactaccaccacTCCTAGTGGTGGTCCTTCTCAAAGACCTACACCACCCTCAAATATTG GGGCAAATTTTTCACCTGCTACTAGTGGTCCACCACCAAAGCCAGCACCGCCTTCATTTCCTAATAGCCCTGTCGCTACTGGGATTTCACCAATCAAAGTTCCACCTGTTTCTGCCACGGCTATTGTTCCTCCTGTTGTTCAATCTGTACAACCAATGACTACATCTACCATGG ATTTACTTGATCTTGAGTTTTCAG GGATGTCTGCAGCAGCACCAATTGCACCCTTAAATACAACTCCAACACCAATGGCTGCTTTTGGTATGGCACAAGCAATGCCTATGCAACCATTGTCTTGTACTAGTATGATTGCAGGTGGTTCTACTATGGTACCATCTATTGCACCAATGTCCACTG GAACTGGTGTAGTATCGACTCCTCCAGTTGTGGGTTTACCTCTAGTATCAGCAACCACAGCAAGTACGTTGGTGAATGGTGTAATTGCTCAAACACCAGTATCCACAAGTACACCATTAAGCACAACTGCACGTCCACCAAGTATAGATAGGGTGGGTTCGGTTGATTCACAACATAGTCAGCATTCAGTAGGTTCTCCACAATCTGTGGAATGGGCTGTACCTCatcaaacaaaattgaaatatactcAATTATTTAATACCTGGGACAGGGCGCGATCTGGGTTTCTATCTGGCCCTCAGGCCAGAAATATTATGGTGCAGTCACAATTACCTCAACAAGTGTTGGCACAGATatg GGCGTTAGCGGACATGGATTCGGATGGTCGTTTGAGTTGTGACGAATTTGTATTAGCAATGCATTTATGTGATATAGCTAAGCTTGGTGAAAAGATACCTACCACGTTACCAATTGAACTTATACCACCTGCATTCAGACGTCAACGACAAAGTAGCTTAACACTTTCACAAACTGGAACGGAAAATGTAGATCCATCGGCTGGTATGCCGCAA ACCTCTTTTGAAGACAAACGTAAAGAAAACTTTGAGAAAGGACAAGCGGAGCTAGAACGTAGACGCAAGGCTTTATTAGAAATTCAACGTAAAGAACAAGAGGAACGTGAAcgaaaagaaagggaagaagctgagaaacaagagaaaattaG ATTAGAACAAGAAAGACGAAGACAAGCAGAGATTGAGAAACAAATGCAAAGGCAGAAAGAGATTGAACAGGAAAAGGAAGAACAACGAAAACGAGCTCAAGAACAAAGAGAAGCAGCAAgaaa AGAGATGGAAAGACAACGACAATTAGAATGGGAAAAACAGAAATCACAAGAGCTTCAAACTCAGAGGCAAAAAGAACAAGATGTCTTACTAAAATTGAAAGCAAGAAATCAAACATTAACTATCGAATTAGGAACACTT AACGATAAAGTGAAAGAACTATCACAAAAAATCTGTGACACTCGAGTTGGTGTATCTGGAGTAAAAACGACGATTGATGGAATGCGGTCGACACGTGATGCACAGTTACAAGAGATGGCTGCCTTAAAGAATAAACTTAGAGAACAAAACCAAAGATTACTAGCCTTGAGTCAAGAGAAAGCTCGAATCGAAGCAAAGAATAAGCTAAATACAGCTATGGAATCGGCGGGCCAAGAAGCAATCAAAATGGCATTTGATAATAAACAAATTACCCTGAAACAAATGAAGGATAAAATTGCTGATTTACAACAGCAG attGATGCTAAAATGGctgacatagaaaataataatggcCAGCTTCAAGATATTAAAACGCAACTGGAAACTTTAATGGCTGACTGTAAGAACCTTTACTTAACTTTCgaagataaaaaattaaaagttttagAACTCAGAGCAAGTGGTGGTACTGGAGCTGGTACCGATTATACAACATCTGCATGGGGTGATAGTGGTTGGAATGATACTTCAGCGGCAGTTAACGATTCTGCATGGCCTGTTAATGATACCACCACAACTAATGCAGTGGAAGAAACTACTCCAGGGGTTATGAAATATAGAGCTTTATACGAATTTATAGCTAGAAATCAAGACGAAATATCGTTTCAACCTGGTGATATTATCTTG GTACCGCCTGTTCAAAACGCAGAACCAGGATGGATGGCTGGCGAAATTCGTGGTCATACTGGTTGGTTCCCGGAATCTTATGTAGAACCAATAGATGTTGGCAGCGCAAATGATAATGCTTTCATACAACAAGACAGTGTGGAGAAGAGAACGTTAGA AGGGATTGCTGAAGTTCCCGAGAATGTATCTGATGCCGGATCACTAGGCGATGAGCCTCCTCCTGTTGAACCTATCATACCTACTCTTGGATTAGGTGTAGTTTGTGATATACAAGTAACCACTTTGTATCACTATCGTCCTACGATAGAGCAACATCTTCTCTTTGAAAAAGGAGATATTATTAAAGTAGATGAACAGCAG GGTGATTGGTGGTATGGTACATCTGGTAATGGAGCTAAGGGTTGGTTCCCTAAATCGTATGTCAAGGAAATTTCTGCTAATCAAACTGCAATAGTTGAAGGACTCAATGAATACTACGTAGCCTTATATCCATATGATTCCGCCGAGGTTGGAGACTTAACATTCAACCAAGGAGAAGTTATATTAGTCACTAAAAAGGAAGGTGATTGGTGGACAGGCACTACAGGAGATAGGAATGGAATTTTTCCTGCCAATTATGTAGAAAAATGCGATGCTCCAGATCAG GGTGCCTCAATAACTACTAACGTATCTGAAACAACCGCGATTACTGAAACAACTGAAGACACAACCACAAGTAATCATGAAACAGCTACTTCAATTGCTCAGGCAACATTG CAAGCAGAGAAAACTGCTGAGCAGCTCGAAGATGAAAGACAAGCCGCGGAAGATAGAGCAGAATTGCCAGATTTTTCCGCAATGGCTGCGCAGCAG TATCATAAG AGAGGAAGAAAACCTGAAATTGTACAAGTTATTGCACCTTATCAAGCCACTAGCTCTGAGCAGTTAGATTTACAAAAGGGGCAATTAATAATGATTCGTAAGAAGACAGATAGTGGCTGGTGGGAAGGAGAATTACAG GCACGTGGTAAAAAAAGACAAATTGGTTGGTTCCCAGCTTCTTATGTTAAACCTTTAACCAGTAGTAGCAATCGAAGTACACCTGTTTCTCATGGATATCAAGACTCTCCTACAGATCCAAATATTG AACGCGTTATGGCATTGTACCCGTATCAGGCTCAAAATGAGGATGAATTAAGTTTCGAGAAAGGCGATGTTATAACCGTACTTGCAAAGGATGAAGCAGCATGGTGGAAAGGCGAATTAAATGGAATGTCTGGCGTTTTCCCTAGTAATTATGTATCTCCTATGT CTAATGAGATGACAACTAACTTACTAATGGCTGGATTGGATTCCATGGAAAGAAAACGACAAGAATACATAAAAGAACTTATCACAACTGAACAAGCATATATAGAAGACATGAGACTTGTTCACGAG GTTTTCGAGAAACCTCTAATTGAAAGTTTAGTTTTAACCATGGATGAagtagataaaatatttgttaattggAGAGATATTATTGCGTGTAACGATAATTTCTTAAG aacATTACGGATACGACGAGATAATAGCGAAGGAGCGATTGTAAGAATGATTGGAGACATTCTatgtgaaaat ATACCTAGAATGTCAGCATATATAAGATTCTGCAGTTGTCAAATATCCGCTGCTGTCTATCTTCAGAGATTGACTGAAACTATGCCAGAATTTGTCAAAGTTGCTCAAATTTGTCAGCAAGATCCACGTACAAAAGGAATGCCTTTGAGCTCTTTCCTTATAAAACCAATGCAAAGGATAACAAAGTATCCTCTTATTATTGGCAAA attttagaGCACACACCAGTTGACCATCCTGATAGGCAATATCTCCAAGAAGCATTGGCTAAAGCAGAAGAATTTTGTACTcag GTAAATGAAGGAgttagagagaaagaaaatagtgATAGATTAGAATGGTTGCAAACACATGTGGCATGTGATGGTCTTGAAGAACAACTTATCTTTAATTCTTTAACCAATTCTTTAGGTCCACGAAAACTTCTTCATTTTGGTATACTTCATAAG GCAAAAAGTGGAAAAGAACTTGTTGGATTTCTCACAAACGACTTTTTACTATTTGCTCAACCAGTACTCAGCAGAAAGTCTTTATCCAGTGGACAACAGTTTTCATTTGAGAGAAACGAACATCAAAAATTCAAGATGTATAGAAAG ccaatatttttaaacgaattatCTTTTCTGGGTGATTCAGAGATGAATGGTAATATTAATTTAGGTTCCTGTGAAGGTTCAGAAAATTCAACCAAAATATTGAGACTAAAAGACCAAAAAAAGCCAATAATATTATTAGCACCGTCTCCAAGCGAATGTTCACTATGGATCAGAAGAATTACAGAAGCAAGAAAGAAATTTATGGAGAACgaaaaaacacgtttgcaaaGACAAAGATCAA TTCGCAGAAGACCACCCCAGGGTAGACTTCGATTAGTAGTTGTGGAAGCTGAAGATTTAATTATGTTGAAAAAAG GAAAGTGCAATACATTTTGTAAAGTGAGTATGGGCTCACAAGAAGAGAGAACGGGTGTCATATCAGGAACTGATTGTCCTTTATGGGATACATCAATGCAGTTTCAAGTAAAGGATTTACTTGAGGATACTTTATGTATCACGGTCTTCGATAAAGGCTATTATAGTCCAGATG AATTCCTCGGCCGAGCAGAAATAAGAGTTGCTGACATAATGAGAGATAGTAGAGATTCGTGTGGGCCAATACAGAAACGTATTCAGTTACACGAAGTCGAAAAAGGCGTCGTTGTGTTGAAGTTGGATTTACGACTCTTTGGTAATCGATAA
- the LOC100645212 gene encoding intersectin-2 isoform X5: MATPQTPGMDPWVIQPRERARYREQFDSLKPINGVVTGEQAKEFLLKSQLPPVILGQIWALSDTDADGKMDINEFSIACKLINLKLRGFEIPKALPSALIQSLKSLSASDSNVTNLTNGAANILPQNNVASLVNLSAPPQVPVQPLISGMPMTGSVPRPLIGPPPVNGPLPGHAIRPVSPMTLPASRQSRQNVAATTHATTHTASKPPARPAPPSVGIVPSTSTTTTTTTTPSGGPSQRPTPPSNIGANFSPATSGPPPKPAPPSFPNSPVATGISPIKVPPVSATAIVPPVVQSVQPMTTSTMDLLDLEFSGMSAAAPIAPLNTTPTPMAAFGMAQAMPMQPLSCTSMIAGGSTMVPSIAPMSTGTGVVSTPPVVGLPLVSATTASTLVNGVIAQTPVSTSTPLSTTARPPSIDRVGSVDSQHSQHSVGSPQSVEWAVPHQTKLKYTQLFNTWDRARSGFLSGPQARNIMVQSQLPQQVLAQIWALADMDSDGRLSCDEFVLAMHLCDIAKLGEKIPTTLPIELIPPAFRRQRQSSLTLSQTGTENVDPSAGMPQTSFEDKRKENFEKGQAELERRRKALLEIQRKEQEERERKEREEAEKQEKIRLEQERRRQAEIEKQMQRQKEIEQEKEEQRKRAQEQREAARKEMERQRQLEWEKQKSQELQTQRQKEQDVLLKLKARNQTLTIELGTLNDKVKELSQKICDTRVGVSGVKTTIDGMRSTRDAQLQEMAALKNKLREQNQRLLALSQEKARIEAKNKLNTAMESAGQEAIKMAFDNKQITLKQMKDKIADLQQQIDAKMADIENNNGQLQDIKTQLETLMADCKNLYLTFEDKKLKVLELRASGGTGAGTDYTTSAWGDSGWNDTSAAVNDSAWPVNDTTTTNAVEETTPGVMKYRALYEFIARNQDEISFQPGDIILVPPVQNAEPGWMAGEIRGHTGWFPESYVEPIDVGSANDNAFIQQDSVEKRTLEGIAEVPENVSDAGSLGDEPPPVEPIIPTLGLGVVCDIQVTTLYHYRPTIEQHLLFEKGDIIKVDEQQGDWWYGTSGNGAKGWFPKSYVKEISANQTAIVEGLNEYYVALYPYDSAEVGDLTFNQGEVILVTKKEGDWWTGTTGDRNGIFPANYVEKCDAPDQGASITTNVSETTAITETTEDTTTSNHETATSIAQATLQAEKTAEQLEDERQAAEDRAELPDFSAMAAQQYHKRGRKPEIVQVIAPYQATSSEQLDLQKGQLIMIRKKTDSGWWEGELQARGKKRQIGWFPASYVKPLTSSSNRSTPVSHGYQDSPTDPNIERVMALYPYQAQNEDELSFEKGDVITVLAKDEAAWWKGELNGMSGVFPSNYVSPMSNEMTTNLLMAGLDSMERKRQEYIKELITTEQAYIEDMRLVHEVFEKPLIESLVLTMDEVDKIFVNWRDIIACNDNFLRTLRIRRDNSEGAIVRMIGDILCENIPRMSAYIRFCSCQISAAVYLQRLTETMPEFVKVAQICQQDPRTKGMPLSSFLIKPMQRITKYPLIIGKILEHTPVDHPDRQYLQEALAKAEEFCTQVNEGVREKENSDRLEWLQTHVACDGLEEQLIFNSLTNSLGPRKLLHFGILHKAKSGKELVGFLTNDFLLFAQPVLSRKSLSSGQQFSFERNEHQKFKMYRKPIFLNELSFLGDSEMNGNINLGSCEGSENSTKILRLKDQKKPIILLAPSPSECSLWIRRITEARKKFMENEKTRLQRQRSKQAQFGACGRILVTVLEGFNLKTIPGKCNTFCKVSMGSQEERTGVISGTDCPLWDTSMQFQVKDLLEDTLCITVFDKGYYSPDEFLGRAEIRVADIMRDSRDSCGPIQKRIQLHEVEKGVVVLKLDLRLFGNR, from the exons ATGGCCACCCCTCAAACTCCGG GTATGGATCCTTGGGTAATCCAACCCAGAGAACGTGCAAGATATAGAGAGCAGTTTGATTCTTTAAAACCAATCAATGGAGTTGTTACTGGAGAGCAAGCAAAAGAATTTTTACTTAAATCACAGCTTCCACCTGTTATCCTTGGACAAATATG GGCTTTATCAGATACAGATGCAGATGGAAAAATGGACATAAATGAATTTAGTATtgcatgtaaattaattaatttaaagttaCGTGGTTTTGAAATTCCTAAAGCCTTGCCTTCAGCTTTAATACAGAGTTTGAAGTCACTTTCTGCCA GTGATAGTAATGTTACGAACTTAACAAACGGAGCCGCTAATATTCTACCACAGAATAATGTTGCTTCATTAGTAAATTTATCTGCTCCACCGCAAGTTCCAGTACAGCCTTTAATTAGTGGGATGCCTATGACTGGATCTGTTCCACGTCCGCTTATAGGACCACCACCTGTAAATGGACCATTACCAGGACATGCTATTAGGCCTGTTTCACCAATGACCTTACCAG CATCACGACAAAGTAGACAGAATGTGGCTGCCACTACACATGCCACAACTCACACAGCGTCAAAGCCACCTGCTCGACCTGCACCACCCTCTGTGG gaatcgtGCCTTCTACAagtactaccactaccactaccaccacTCCTAGTGGTGGTCCTTCTCAAAGACCTACACCACCCTCAAATATTG GGGCAAATTTTTCACCTGCTACTAGTGGTCCACCACCAAAGCCAGCACCGCCTTCATTTCCTAATAGCCCTGTCGCTACTGGGATTTCACCAATCAAAGTTCCACCTGTTTCTGCCACGGCTATTGTTCCTCCTGTTGTTCAATCTGTACAACCAATGACTACATCTACCATGG ATTTACTTGATCTTGAGTTTTCAG GGATGTCTGCAGCAGCACCAATTGCACCCTTAAATACAACTCCAACACCAATGGCTGCTTTTGGTATGGCACAAGCAATGCCTATGCAACCATTGTCTTGTACTAGTATGATTGCAGGTGGTTCTACTATGGTACCATCTATTGCACCAATGTCCACTG GAACTGGTGTAGTATCGACTCCTCCAGTTGTGGGTTTACCTCTAGTATCAGCAACCACAGCAAGTACGTTGGTGAATGGTGTAATTGCTCAAACACCAGTATCCACAAGTACACCATTAAGCACAACTGCACGTCCACCAAGTATAGATAGGGTGGGTTCGGTTGATTCACAACATAGTCAGCATTCAGTAGGTTCTCCACAATCTGTGGAATGGGCTGTACCTCatcaaacaaaattgaaatatactcAATTATTTAATACCTGGGACAGGGCGCGATCTGGGTTTCTATCTGGCCCTCAGGCCAGAAATATTATGGTGCAGTCACAATTACCTCAACAAGTGTTGGCACAGATatg GGCGTTAGCGGACATGGATTCGGATGGTCGTTTGAGTTGTGACGAATTTGTATTAGCAATGCATTTATGTGATATAGCTAAGCTTGGTGAAAAGATACCTACCACGTTACCAATTGAACTTATACCACCTGCATTCAGACGTCAACGACAAAGTAGCTTAACACTTTCACAAACTGGAACGGAAAATGTAGATCCATCGGCTGGTATGCCGCAA ACCTCTTTTGAAGACAAACGTAAAGAAAACTTTGAGAAAGGACAAGCGGAGCTAGAACGTAGACGCAAGGCTTTATTAGAAATTCAACGTAAAGAACAAGAGGAACGTGAAcgaaaagaaagggaagaagctgagaaacaagagaaaattaG ATTAGAACAAGAAAGACGAAGACAAGCAGAGATTGAGAAACAAATGCAAAGGCAGAAAGAGATTGAACAGGAAAAGGAAGAACAACGAAAACGAGCTCAAGAACAAAGAGAAGCAGCAAgaaa AGAGATGGAAAGACAACGACAATTAGAATGGGAAAAACAGAAATCACAAGAGCTTCAAACTCAGAGGCAAAAAGAACAAGATGTCTTACTAAAATTGAAAGCAAGAAATCAAACATTAACTATCGAATTAGGAACACTT AACGATAAAGTGAAAGAACTATCACAAAAAATCTGTGACACTCGAGTTGGTGTATCTGGAGTAAAAACGACGATTGATGGAATGCGGTCGACACGTGATGCACAGTTACAAGAGATGGCTGCCTTAAAGAATAAACTTAGAGAACAAAACCAAAGATTACTAGCCTTGAGTCAAGAGAAAGCTCGAATCGAAGCAAAGAATAAGCTAAATACAGCTATGGAATCGGCGGGCCAAGAAGCAATCAAAATGGCATTTGATAATAAACAAATTACCCTGAAACAAATGAAGGATAAAATTGCTGATTTACAACAGCAG attGATGCTAAAATGGctgacatagaaaataataatggcCAGCTTCAAGATATTAAAACGCAACTGGAAACTTTAATGGCTGACTGTAAGAACCTTTACTTAACTTTCgaagataaaaaattaaaagttttagAACTCAGAGCAAGTGGTGGTACTGGAGCTGGTACCGATTATACAACATCTGCATGGGGTGATAGTGGTTGGAATGATACTTCAGCGGCAGTTAACGATTCTGCATGGCCTGTTAATGATACCACCACAACTAATGCAGTGGAAGAAACTACTCCAGGGGTTATGAAATATAGAGCTTTATACGAATTTATAGCTAGAAATCAAGACGAAATATCGTTTCAACCTGGTGATATTATCTTG GTACCGCCTGTTCAAAACGCAGAACCAGGATGGATGGCTGGCGAAATTCGTGGTCATACTGGTTGGTTCCCGGAATCTTATGTAGAACCAATAGATGTTGGCAGCGCAAATGATAATGCTTTCATACAACAAGACAGTGTGGAGAAGAGAACGTTAGA AGGGATTGCTGAAGTTCCCGAGAATGTATCTGATGCCGGATCACTAGGCGATGAGCCTCCTCCTGTTGAACCTATCATACCTACTCTTGGATTAGGTGTAGTTTGTGATATACAAGTAACCACTTTGTATCACTATCGTCCTACGATAGAGCAACATCTTCTCTTTGAAAAAGGAGATATTATTAAAGTAGATGAACAGCAG GGTGATTGGTGGTATGGTACATCTGGTAATGGAGCTAAGGGTTGGTTCCCTAAATCGTATGTCAAGGAAATTTCTGCTAATCAAACTGCAATAGTTGAAGGACTCAATGAATACTACGTAGCCTTATATCCATATGATTCCGCCGAGGTTGGAGACTTAACATTCAACCAAGGAGAAGTTATATTAGTCACTAAAAAGGAAGGTGATTGGTGGACAGGCACTACAGGAGATAGGAATGGAATTTTTCCTGCCAATTATGTAGAAAAATGCGATGCTCCAGATCAG GGTGCCTCAATAACTACTAACGTATCTGAAACAACCGCGATTACTGAAACAACTGAAGACACAACCACAAGTAATCATGAAACAGCTACTTCAATTGCTCAGGCAACATTG CAAGCAGAGAAAACTGCTGAGCAGCTCGAAGATGAAAGACAAGCCGCGGAAGATAGAGCAGAATTGCCAGATTTTTCCGCAATGGCTGCGCAGCAG TATCATAAG AGAGGAAGAAAACCTGAAATTGTACAAGTTATTGCACCTTATCAAGCCACTAGCTCTGAGCAGTTAGATTTACAAAAGGGGCAATTAATAATGATTCGTAAGAAGACAGATAGTGGCTGGTGGGAAGGAGAATTACAG GCACGTGGTAAAAAAAGACAAATTGGTTGGTTCCCAGCTTCTTATGTTAAACCTTTAACCAGTAGTAGCAATCGAAGTACACCTGTTTCTCATGGATATCAAGACTCTCCTACAGATCCAAATATTG AACGCGTTATGGCATTGTACCCGTATCAGGCTCAAAATGAGGATGAATTAAGTTTCGAGAAAGGCGATGTTATAACCGTACTTGCAAAGGATGAAGCAGCATGGTGGAAAGGCGAATTAAATGGAATGTCTGGCGTTTTCCCTAGTAATTATGTATCTCCTATGT CTAATGAGATGACAACTAACTTACTAATGGCTGGATTGGATTCCATGGAAAGAAAACGACAAGAATACATAAAAGAACTTATCACAACTGAACAAGCATATATAGAAGACATGAGACTTGTTCACGAG GTTTTCGAGAAACCTCTAATTGAAAGTTTAGTTTTAACCATGGATGAagtagataaaatatttgttaattggAGAGATATTATTGCGTGTAACGATAATTTCTTAAG aacATTACGGATACGACGAGATAATAGCGAAGGAGCGATTGTAAGAATGATTGGAGACATTCTatgtgaaaat ATACCTAGAATGTCAGCATATATAAGATTCTGCAGTTGTCAAATATCCGCTGCTGTCTATCTTCAGAGATTGACTGAAACTATGCCAGAATTTGTCAAAGTTGCTCAAATTTGTCAGCAAGATCCACGTACAAAAGGAATGCCTTTGAGCTCTTTCCTTATAAAACCAATGCAAAGGATAACAAAGTATCCTCTTATTATTGGCAAA attttagaGCACACACCAGTTGACCATCCTGATAGGCAATATCTCCAAGAAGCATTGGCTAAAGCAGAAGAATTTTGTACTcag GTAAATGAAGGAgttagagagaaagaaaatagtgATAGATTAGAATGGTTGCAAACACATGTGGCATGTGATGGTCTTGAAGAACAACTTATCTTTAATTCTTTAACCAATTCTTTAGGTCCACGAAAACTTCTTCATTTTGGTATACTTCATAAG GCAAAAAGTGGAAAAGAACTTGTTGGATTTCTCACAAACGACTTTTTACTATTTGCTCAACCAGTACTCAGCAGAAAGTCTTTATCCAGTGGACAACAGTTTTCATTTGAGAGAAACGAACATCAAAAATTCAAGATGTATAGAAAG ccaatatttttaaacgaattatCTTTTCTGGGTGATTCAGAGATGAATGGTAATATTAATTTAGGTTCCTGTGAAGGTTCAGAAAATTCAACCAAAATATTGAGACTAAAAGACCAAAAAAAGCCAATAATATTATTAGCACCGTCTCCAAGCGAATGTTCACTATGGATCAGAAGAATTACAGAAGCAAGAAAGAAATTTATGGAGAACgaaaaaacacgtttgcaaaGACAAAGATCAA AGCAGGCGCAATTTGGAGCGTGTGGCAGAATTCTTGTTACAGTGCTTGAAGGTTTCAATTTAAAGACAATACCTG GAAAGTGCAATACATTTTGTAAAGTGAGTATGGGCTCACAAGAAGAGAGAACGGGTGTCATATCAGGAACTGATTGTCCTTTATGGGATACATCAATGCAGTTTCAAGTAAAGGATTTACTTGAGGATACTTTATGTATCACGGTCTTCGATAAAGGCTATTATAGTCCAGATG AATTCCTCGGCCGAGCAGAAATAAGAGTTGCTGACATAATGAGAGATAGTAGAGATTCGTGTGGGCCAATACAGAAACGTATTCAGTTACACGAAGTCGAAAAAGGCGTCGTTGTGTTGAAGTTGGATTTACGACTCTTTGGTAATCGATAA